The DNA region GGCCCCACGTCTTCCATGAAGGCCACTTCTGACCAGACTTCTCCAGACAGTAGATGGGTGTTACCAGGGTCCCACTGTTTTCTGCCAATTCTGAGCTGATGGCACTGCTGGACATCTTCCGATTGCGAAGGGAAGTAAGCAtgatgtgtctttcatctgctgcagtAAGTTTCCTTGGCCAACCACTGCGTCTATGGTCCTCAACATTGTCCGTTTCTTTGTGCTTCTTCAAAAGAGCTTGGGCATCACATCTGGaaacccctgtctgccttgacATTTCTGCCTGGGAGAGACCTTGCTGATGCAGTATAACTACCTTGTGTCTTGTTGCTGTGCTCAGTCTTGCCATGGTGTATGACTTTTGACAGTAAACTGTGTTCAGCAACCTCACCTTGTTAGCTTACCTGCCTAAAACTTTTTCACAGTACtgtaccctccctttgcaaccctaagtgAACCACATTACTTTTCAAGAATCCTGAGGCGCTAATTTTGTTTACGTACAGTCCCATGGAGATTCTGATCAAATCTTGTAGAATGTTCATTTGACACCCTAGAGTTGTTCACCTACTTTGAAAAACAGACAAGCATtagaaaatgaacacacacaataAACTCTGCATGAGAGGAGAAACAAAAGTTTACCACATCATAATACatagtaataataaataataaatacatccaTCTGAAAGATTAAGACACCATTGGGCAGcccaaggcagagagagagagagagggagcagagagagagagggagcagagagagagagagagagagagagagagagagagagagagagagaaactgacaaGAAGTACTAGTCCTTACATGGGTGTTACGGCTTCACCATCTCACCACCTGGCTGCTGTAGTCCTCTGTGGTGGCTAcacctcccacctcctccccttccaccccctctatctccctctcctcctcctccctcctggctTTGGAGATGGGGGCYCTGTGCTGGTGTAGCCRctgcctctcctcctgcctctcctgcctcctcctcaRCCTCTGCTCCCGGTGCTGTGTCTGGTGGCTGTACTGGTACCTCCGGAGGAACAGCTCCTTGGCATACTCGTACAGCTCCACGTCCAGGGCGTTGAGCCCCTCGATGCGCCGCCGCAgagccccctcccccacccccacgCTGGCCGCCCGCGTGCTGTTGATCTGCGTGAAAGCCTGGATGAAGCGCAGGCCGAACGTCCGCTCAAACAGGTACTGCGTCTTGCGCTGGAACTCGGTCAGGCCGTAGAAGGCCATGTTGCGGAGGTTGTTCTTGGCACTGGCTAGTAGGACGCGGCCGCGCTCCCGTTCGGCGCCGGCGGTGAAGGTGGAGACGTTGTAGCAGCCCACCAGGCTGAGGTCGGCCAGCATGCGGACCTGCCGGTTGTTGGCCAGGTTGGAAGGGCAGTCCATGAAGTTGGTCAGCGTGACCCCGGTCCAGTCGTCGCCACTGTAGCAGGCGGGCAGTTCGTCCTGGGTGGGAGAGCGGCCGTCACACAYGTGCAGGGCTGTCTTCCAGGTGGCGCCGCGCTGCACGTGCTTCCACTCGCTCAGGTAGCGGGAGACAGGGTCCCTCAGCATGGTGATGTAGTAGAAGTTCCTGCAGCAgcaaagacagaaagagacattMGTTTCAATAYTTSCTTCCYTTCCATGTCTCCTTTCCTTATCTTATTTCCTCCGTGCTCTCCAATCTGTAATGACAGAACTGGGAAGtgggagagttagagagagtgagACTGGCACACGTCTTTcactttccctccctctatctaaCACTCACTGATGAGCTAGAGGGTGGCAATGAGCTATAATTATTTGAccatgtgagagagaaaaaaggtgGAAATGGGGCGATGAAAAGARTGAAGAAAATATAATATTTCTCACATTTAAAAATAGCCAGCATTAGAAGTCTGATAACTCTCTCTCCTAACAGTGATCCTAATGAGCTGAGAGCACAGTGGGCTATCTCATTTTTAACACTGAATAAGAGATATTTCYCATCTTATTGCTAGGCCTCCCTAGCTCCTGAATATGCATACCCCGGTACCTTCCTTTCACTACATAACAAATAGCTACATTTAAGTAGCCTTTTTCATTGCGCTCTACTGTACTTTTTCGGAAGATTATCAATTTATCGAACATYCAATCCCTAGAGGATTTTTCCTAAATCAATAAAGGGAATATAGGCTAAAGATRAGAGTGTAGTCAGAGAGATCCCCTTCTATGTATATAGAATCACTTCTTCTAACACAGATCAACCCGCACTGCAGTATTTTCTACATKATCCCKTAGTCAAATAAAGTAAGGGAAAYGTTTCGGGCACTGGAAARAATAGTAGCCCCCCCTTGACAGGTAGTGACGGGAGTTTGAGAATTGAGATCAAGACTAAAACCTTGAAAGCTGCARCTACATGGAGTCAGACTGTGTCAAACGTAGAGCGCTGCTTGTTTCCACTTCCAGATTCCTAACGGCCAGCTGCTAGAGATTTATGAGGAGCGGGTAGGAAAAGAGTAGAGACTGTCAGAGGAAACGAAGCATCACAAAGCATTCACTTGTACATTCTGAATCAGATGGGAATACTTGATGGAGAAGGAACAGACACTTTGTAAGATAGATGCCATAGTCAACACTGAGTGCTTACATTTCTGCCTGAACagaactggagttgcttacatcTTTGCCTGAACAGAAACTGAATTGCTAACATTTTGCCTGAAACAGAAACTGAATTGCTTACATTTTGCCTGAACAGAAACTGAGTTGCTTACATTTTTGCCTGAACATAAACTGAGTTGCTTACATTTGCTGAACATAAATGAGTTGCTTACATTTTGCCTGAAGCAGAAACTGAGTTGCTTACATTTTGCTGAACGAAACTGTGTACATTTGCCTAAGAAACGAATTGCTAACATTTTGCCTGAACAGAAAAACTGGTTG from Salvelinus sp. IW2-2015 unplaced genomic scaffold, ASM291031v2 Un_scaffold16574, whole genome shotgun sequence includes:
- the LOC112080912 gene encoding heparan-sulfate 6-O-sulfotransferase 3-B-like; this encodes MTISPRTMEDKSNKLILIPILAVVFLMIGYQYICPAGSNACRFLTGDKLSGMFRQYHSGDDIYAYQDGLDEEGSSKILSKFNFXERDLERHVDFNIKGDDVIVFLHIQKTGGTTFGRHLVRNIHLEQPCDCMPGQKKCTCHRPGKAESWLFSRFSTGWSCGLHADWTELTNCVPAVMNKKDKKDAQRNGRNFYYITMLRDPVSRYLSEWKHVQRGATWKTALHXCDGRSPTQDELPACYSGDDWTGVTLTNFMDCPSNLANNRQVRMLADLSLVGCYNVSTFTAGAERERGRVLLASAKNNLRNMAFYGLTEFQRKTQYLFERTFGLRFIQAFTQINSTRAASVGVGEGALRRRIEGLNALDVELYEYAKELFLRRYQYSHQTQHREQRLRRRQERQEERQXLHQHRAPISKARREEEEREIEGVEGEEVGGVATTEDYSSQVVRW